The Leadbetterella byssophila DSM 17132 DNA window CTAAAGCTCAGCTGGCTTTTGTTCTGAAGCAGGATTCCGCCTCCATCTATTACAGTTCCGGGACCTTTATGTTAGCCATGCAGAACGGAGTCTATACTTCACCCACCCTGTCAGAAGAAGGAAAAGCACGTCACGCCGCTTTTTACAGTGACCCCAGTGTAAAATCATATATGGAAAAACAAGCTGCTACAAAATACAAGACCATGTACCAACCCTCCATGGGCTTTGTAAGCAATGAAAAATATACTTTAATGAAGTTGTACCAAGATTTCCCTAAACTTCAGAAGATTCCCGTGTTTGGAATTTATGGAAAGGATGACGGCCTATTTGATGAGGCACAATTGTCAAAAATAGCCACCTACAGTTCCGGAGGTTTCGTGCTGTTAAATAATTGTTCCCACACCCTTTACCTGGATGCGCAGGAGGAATTTATAGAACTACTTACAGCATGGCTTCGATAGATTGTTTTGAAGAGATATATAGTCTTTACTGGCAGAAGGTATACCGCTTATGTAGGGGGTATGCCGGAGAGGACGGTAAGGACTTAGCGCAAGAAACCTTTTTAGCCGTGTATGAAAACTTACCACGGTTTCGGGGAGAGGCTTCTATAGGAACATGGATTTTTAGGATAGCTGCAAACCTCTGTTTGAAGCATGTTAAAAAACCAGTTTATGCTTCCCTAGTGGGAGATTATCAAGAGGAAGTTAGGTCCGAGGACGAGAAAGTGGTCCTGCTTCACCGCTTTATTCAGGAGTTGAAGGAAGTAGACAGGCTGATCATAAGTATGGAATTAGAGGCCTTACCGCAGGCAGAAATAGCCAGAATAACCGGCTTGTCAGAAGGCAATGTGCGCGTTCGTGTTCACCGAATTAAAGATATTTTAAATCAAAAATTTAGACAGCATGGATTTGAATAAACTATGGCAAGCACAGCAAGTGCCGGCATTCGATATCGAAGAATTTCGGAAGCTTGCCAATAAGTATAAAAAAGGTAGAAAATGGAAATTCATTTGGACTAATTTGCTTTTGGGTTTGACCTTCGTATTTATCGTCTGTATCGCTTATTTTATTAAGCCTGAATCTAAGAGTACTTACGTGGGTTTGGGATTAATTTTGAGTTCCATTTTTCTCTTTCTTTTAGTACACAGTGGCATACTTAAACTATATCTATCCTTGGATCATGACAGCAAGAGTTATGTAGAAAAATTAAGAGAAGTGCAGAAAAGAGAGGAATTCTTAAGCACCCAAGTTCTTGAAGCCTATACCGTATTATTAGGCCTGGGTATAGCGCTGTATATGTGGGAATACGCTGTAAAGTTGGGGCTTTTGGGAGGGGGTATTGCCTATGGGATAACCATCATCTGGATTATAATAAACTGGGTGTGGTTAAGGCCAATGCAGCTGAAGAAAGAAAGGGAGAAGCGCGCTGAAGTGCTTGAAAAAGCTGAAAAATTGCAGGAGCAATGGAAATGAGGAGAAGGGTGTGTTGAATCAAATTTTACTTTCTGCTCATAATAATGCCCCCAATTAGTGTCTAACTATTTGGGGGCACTCTATTAGCCCTTTTTTTTTTTGTATAAAATGAAGGTATTGGACGGTGGAGAAAATGGCGGCATTAGCTAGAGGGTATAAAAAGAAAAAACCTTCGAAAGATCGAAGGCATTTCTCAACTTTATAGCCATGAAAACTAATGCATAATTTACGAAGCCATCGCTCTCTTCAACTCATTGAGCTTGTTTTTAACTGAGGTGTCAATCTGAGTGTCACCTATGGTTAATACATACCCTCCGATTAGGCTTTCGTCAATCTTCTCTGAAAGATCAACGGTTTTGTTAAGCGACTCTGCAACAACTTTGCTGAATTCAGCTTTTTGATCTTCTGTCAGAGCTACCGGAGTAGAGATTTCAACTTTCTGAATTCCTTTCTGCTCATCGTACAATTTGTGAAACTCTTGAGCAATAGGATACAGTAGTTGTTCGCGATTCTTTTTAGTTAAGACGCTAAAAATCGAGAAAGTCACATCCGTCACACGATTTTCGAAAATTTTTTTCAAAATACCGTATTTTTTTTCGTGACGAACGATTGGGTTTGCCATGATTTTACGGAATTCGTCATTTTCAGAGCAAACAGTCTCGAAGAATTTCATGTCATTATACACTTCTTCTAACTTCCCTTGCTCATTAGCCAGGGAGATCAAAGCTTTTGCATAACGATTTCCTATAAGCGAAAGGTTCATATCTTTTAATTAAGTTTTGCGTCAGCTACTAATGCACTAACATAAGATTGCTGAGCAGCCTTATCTGACAATTCTTTACGAAGTATTTTTTCAGCGATTTCAATAGATAGATTTGCTACGTCTTGTTTCACGCTAGCGATCATTACTTCTTTTTCATGAGCGATAGTGGCACGAGCATCTTCTAAGATTTTAGCACTCTGAGTTTGGGCGTCAGCTTTAGCTTCAGCGATAAGACGGTTAGCGGCTTCTTTAGCTTCTTTAACGATCTCATCTCTTTCTCTACGTGCTTCAGCTACTAACTTATCGTTATCAGCTTTCAACTTAGCCATTTCAGCACGTGTTTCTTCCGCC harbors:
- a CDS encoding alpha/beta fold hydrolase, with the protein product MNKILVFLLLGFGVKAQSIYHKAFGDPKAEPILFLHGGPGGSAIDFEVSTAKALSEKGYYVVLYDRRGEGRSDTDDAKYTLEQTFSDIDSLCGAYGIKSVNLIGHSFGGMLAIKYAVARPEKVKRIVLAAAPIDLQASLRAVHQRVAVKGDSAAKAQLAFVLKQDSASIYYSSGTFMLAMQNGVYTSPTLSEEGKARHAAFYSDPSVKSYMEKQAATKYKTMYQPSMGFVSNEKYTLMKLYQDFPKLQKIPVFGIYGKDDGLFDEAQLSKIATYSSGGFVLLNNCSHTLYLDAQEEFIELLTAWLR
- a CDS encoding RNA polymerase sigma factor, which translates into the protein MASIDCFEEIYSLYWQKVYRLCRGYAGEDGKDLAQETFLAVYENLPRFRGEASIGTWIFRIAANLCLKHVKKPVYASLVGDYQEEVRSEDEKVVLLHRFIQELKEVDRLIISMELEALPQAEIARITGLSEGNVRVRVHRIKDILNQKFRQHGFE
- the atpH gene encoding ATP synthase F1 subunit delta, whose protein sequence is MNLSLIGNRYAKALISLANEQGKLEEVYNDMKFFETVCSENDEFRKIMANPIVRHEKKYGILKKIFENRVTDVTFSIFSVLTKKNREQLLYPIAQEFHKLYDEQKGIQKVEISTPVALTEDQKAEFSKVVAESLNKTVDLSEKIDESLIGGYVLTIGDTQIDTSVKNKLNELKRAMAS
- the atpF gene encoding F0F1 ATP synthase subunit B yields the protein MVLLNSALLNPNPGLVIWQLIVFGILVFILRKFAWTPIINGLKEREGEIEGALKMAEETRAEMAKLKADNDKLVAEARRERDEIVKEAKEAANRLIAEAKADAQTQSAKILEDARATIAHEKEVMIASVKQDVANLSIEIAEKILRKELSDKAAQQSYVSALVADAKLN